One region of Pagrus major chromosome 7, Pma_NU_1.0 genomic DNA includes:
- the LOC141000455 gene encoding uncharacterized protein, whose translation MKDLFCHFLNDDKHPEVCRFDDCRFDKCEVAFVLDGLEECDLPLDFEKKEDLTDMDQTASMDVLLTNLIKGKLLPSAHLWIVSQPSGVEKIPPKYIQKQTECRGKDFKHELTADLKATIRHQHEEELRKNETDTELYEMGEENKATKQTYNTLFLDSEQKTVRTVLMKGVPHVGKTLQTRRFMVDWAEGKSNKNIDLIVSLKFSELNSRKDKDQNMTDLLRDSLNDRKHRLACQYNKCEVAFVLDGLEECKLPLDFEKNEDLTDMDQTASMDVLLTNLIKGNLLPSARLWIVSQPSGMDKIPPKYIQKQTECRGKDFKHELTADLKATIRHQHEEELRKHETDTELYEIGEENKATKQTNNRLFLDSEQKTVRTVLMKGVPRVGKTHQTRRFMVDWAEGKSNNNIDLIVSLKFSELNSRKDKDQSMTDLLRYPLNDYKHRLACQYNKCEVAFVLDGLEECDLPLDFEKNEDLTDMHKPASMDVLLTNLIKGKLLPSARLWIVSQPSGVEKIPPKYIQKQTECRETLKRRQQLVSALRRRFLSENTEDENINHLNQQNTEHIIRGEKSNEVDNGEKNQHPGTKSVTRVNATSDIFKDTKEKTIRTVLTIGEAGIGKSFHAQEFKTEWAKNDKGSYLTWVKSLWSKADEEVIFPLNFSELNKIKEIKVSLVGLLEHFFKETKECVISNYEQFKVVFVLDGLEDYQPPLDFDNCNILTDTREPASVDVLLTNLIRGELFPSARLWITSQNSAAKQLPDTCVDRTTEIRCKPYIRSHQKLRNQLKEQLTHVSEGIDKQKTSALLNEIYTDLYIIEGERGEVNEQHETRQVQDAKFKPETQETLIKYQDIFKSASGENGPIRTVLTIGVAGIGKSFATMKYMLDWAEGTANEDIYYMFPLSFRELNLKKEENLSLEELINIFFPGMKTSEITDYDKFRILIVLDGFDECRLDLDFSKSTSHTDVGEAASVNALLTNLIQGNLFSEAQIWITSRPAASNRIPARTVDRVTEVRGFNDDQKEEYFRKRFSDKELAEKILSYVKKSRSINIMCHIPVFCWITSKVLEDFMDREQEGRMPKALTDMYIHFLLLQCRQANVKYPGDDTGGRSETCWNQKNQETIISLGKLAFESLEEGNLLFTEDDLTECGLDITEAAVFSGLFTQIKREGCGVSEQKLFCFVHLSIQEFLAAFYVIHTLNDKGENLLTKPLSKVARHLDFYKTAVNKALEIKHGDWDLFLRFLLGLSLESNQELLKGLLKEKENNKKINKETIEYIKEKIKEENSHADKKINLFHCLNELNDHSLVQEVKKCLRSETVTFEKFSAAEWSALTFVLLTSDEELDVFDLKKYLKSEKVLLGMLPVVKFSNTALLSWCELSEESCKGLTYSVLSSASSNLTVLDLSHNDLLDSGVEKLADGLKSIHCKLEVLKLSGCQVSEEGCSFLAEALQSKKTCSLKQLDLSYNHPGVNGVTTLSATTPYRNMSLAICFDHSGERRLKPGLKKYGTDLKFDENTASKRLVLSEGNRKVKTIKKVEEKVPRPENEGRFKRSQVSCEEGQKGFCYWEVEWKGEVGIAVAYKGVSRKWDSSGGLGCNDKSWSLLCLKEGWLPLHGKQKGKPKYIKVPQCEKIALFLDWEGGTLKYYSVTSEELRLIHTFKAKFTEPLFPGFWFKNGSVTLCEID comes from the exons ATGAAAGAtctgttttgtcatttcctcAATGATGATAAACACCCAGAAGTTTGCAGGTTTGACGACTGTAGGTTCGACAAATGTGAAGTAGCTTTTGTGCTCGATGGTTTGGAAGAATGTGACCTTCCTCtggactttgaaaagaaagaggacCTGACTGATATGGACCAGACAGCCTCGATGGATGTGCTGCTAACAAACCTCATCAAGGGGAAGTTGCTTCCCTCCGCTCATCTCTGGATCGTCTCTCAACCTTCAGGAGTTGAGAAGATTCCCCCTAAATATattcagaaacagacagaatgtCGAG GCAAAGACTTCAAACATGAACTGACAGCAGACCTGAAGGCAACAATCCGCCATCAGCATGAAGAGGAACTGAGAAAAAATGAGACTGACACAGAACTCTACGAGAtgggagaagaaaacaaagctaCAAAACAAACTTATAATACATTATTTCTCGATTCAGAGCAAAAGACAGTGCGAACAGTGCTAATGAAGGGAGTTCCTCATGTTGGTAAAACACTTCAAACAAGGAGGTTCATGGTAGACTGGGCAGAAGGAAAGTCCAACAAAAACATAGACCTGATAGTGTCATTGAAGTTCAGCGAGCTGAAttcaagaaaagacaaagatcAAAACATGACAGATCTGCTTCGTGATTCCCTcaatgacagaaaacacagattagCTTGCCAGTACAACAAATGTGAAGTAGCTTTTGTGCTCGATGGTTTGGAAGAATGTAAACTTCCTCTGGACTTTGAAAAGAACGAGGACCTGACTGATATGGACCAGACAGCCTCGATGGATGTGCTGCTAACAAACCTCATCAAGGGGAATTTGCTTCCCTCCGCTCGTCTCTGGATCGTCTCTCAACCTTCAGGAATGGATAAGATTCCCCCTAAATATattcagaaacagacagaatgtCGAG GCAAAGACTTCAAACACGAACTGACAGCAGACCTGAAGGCAACAATCCGCCATCAGCATGAAGAGGAACTGAGAAAACATGAGACTGACACAGAACTCTACGAGataggagaagaaaacaaagctacaaaacaaactaataatAGATTATTTCTCGATTCAGAGCAAAAGACAGTGCGAACAGTGCTAATGAAGGGAGTTCCTCGTGTTggtaaaacacatcaaacaagGAGGTTCATGGTAGACTGGGCAGAAGGAAAGTCCAACAACAACATAGACCTGATAGTGTCATTGAAGTTCAGCGAGCTGAAttcaagaaaagacaaagatcAAAGCATGACAGATCTGCTTCGTTATCCCCTCAATGACTACAAGCACAGATTAGCTTGCCAGTACAACAAATGTGAAGTAGCTTTTGTCCTTGATGGTTTGGAAGAATGTGACCTTCCTCTGGACTTTGAAAAGAACGAGGACCTGACTGATATGCACAAGCCAGCCTCGATGGATGTGCTGCTAACAAACCTCATCAAGGGGAAGTTGCTTCCCTCCGCTCGTCTCTGGATCGTCTCTCAACCTTCAGGAGTTGAGAAGATTCCCCCTAAATATattcagaaacagacagaatgtCGAG AAACATTGAAGCGACGGCAGCAGCTGGTATCAGCCCTGAGAAGAAGATTTCTTAGTGAGAACACtgaagatgaaaacataaatcatctgaaccaacaaaacacagaacacatcaTCAGAGGGGAGAAAAGTAATGAGGTCGATAATGGAGAGAAAAATCAACATCCTGGGACAAAATCTGTGACACGAGTGAATGCAACATCTGACATCTTCAaagatacaaaagaaaaaacaatcaggACTGTGCTGACTATCGGAGAAGCTGGAATTGGAAAATCCTTCCATGCGCAGGAATTCAAAACAGAGTGGGCTAAAAATGACAAGGGGTCATATTTAACTTGGGTTAAGTCCCTTTGGAGCAAAGCTGATGAAGAAGTGATATTTCCACTGAACTTCTCTGAGCTCAATAAGATAAAAGAGATAAAAGTCAGTTTGGTGGGACTTCTTGAGCATTTCTTCAAGGAAACAAAGGAGTGTGTGATTTCTAACTATGAGCAGTTCAAAGTTGTATTTGTCTTGGATGGACTGGAGGATTATCAACCTCCTCTCGACTTTGACAACTGTAACATCTTGACGGACACCAGAGAGCCAGCTTCAGTAGATGTGCTACTGACAAACCTCATCCGAGGGGAGCTGTTTCCTTCTGCCCGGCTCTGGATAACCTCCCAAAATTCAGCTGCCAAACAGTTGCCTGATACATGTGTCGACAGGACGACAGAAATACGAT GTAAGCCTTACATTAGAAGTCATCAGAAACTCAGGAATCAGCTGAAGGAGCAATTAACCCATGTGTCTGAGGGGATCGATAAGCAGAAAACCTCTGCCCTTCTGAATGAGATCTACACAGATCTCTACATCATAGAGGGTGAGAGGGGAGAGGTCAATGAACAACATGAGACCAGACAAGTTCAAGATGCAAAGTTCAAACCAGAGACACAAGAAACATTGATTAAATATCAGGACATCTTCAAATCAGCATCTGGAGAAAATGGACCCATCAGAACCGTGCTCACGATCGGAGTGGCAGGCATTGGAAAGTCATTTGCTACAATGAAGTACATGCTGGACTGGGCTGAGGGTACGGCCAATGAGGACATATATTACatgtttcctctttctttccgGGAGCTGAAtttgaaaaaagaggaaaatctCAGCTTGGAGGAACTTATTAACATCTTTTTTCCGGGTATGAAGACATCAGAAATAACAGACTATGACAAGTTCAGAATTCTGATTGTCCTGGATGGTTTTGATGAATGTCGCCTTGATCTtgacttcagtaaaagtacctcTCACACAGATGTTGGAGAGGCAGCCTCAGTGAATGCTCTGTTGACAAACCTCATCCAAGGAAATCTGTTTTCTGAAGCTCAAATCTGGATCACCTCACGACCCGCAGCATCCAACCGTATCCCTGCTCGTACAGTTGACCGGGTTACAGAGGTGCGAGGATTCAATGATGATCAGAAGGAagagtacttcaggaagagattcagtgACAAGGAGTTGGCTGAGAAAATTTtgtcatatgtgaaaaaatcaAGAAGCATTAATATCATGTGTCACATCCCTGTCTTCTGTTGGATCACGTCAAAAGTCCTGGAGGACTTTATGGACAGAGAACAAGAAGGAAGGATGCCCAAGGCTCTGACTGACATGTACATACACTTCCTTTTGCTACAATGCAGACAGGCAAATGTGAAGTATCCTGGAGATGACACAGGTGGGAGGTCTGAGACATGCTGGAATCAAAAGAACCAGGAAACAATCATTTCTCTGGGGAAACTGGCCTTCGAGAGCCTCGAGGAAGGAAACCTTCTCTTCACTGAAGACGACTTGACAGAGTGCGGTCTTGACATCACTGAGGCTGCAGTTTTCTCTGGATTATTCACGCAGATCAAACGAGAAGGCTGTGGAGTGAGCGAACAGAAACTcttctgcttcgtccatctgagCATTCAAGAGTTCCTGGCAGCTTTTTATGTCATTCACACACTCAATGACAAAGGTGAAAATCTGCTTACCAAACCCCTTTCGAAAGTTGCGCGCCACTTAGACTTCTACAAGACAGCAGTCAACAAGGCTTTGGAGATCAAACATGGAGACTGGGATCTATTTCTCCGCTTCCTGCTAGGCCTCTCCCTGGAGAGCAACCAGGAACTCCTGAAAGGgctgctgaaagagaaagaaaataacaagaaGATCAACAAGGAAACTATTGAGTACATCAAAGAAAAGATTAAGGAAGAGAACAGTCATGCTGATAAAAAGATCAAtctcttccactgtctgaatgagcTGAATGACCACTCTCTAGTGCAAGAAGTCAAAAAGTGCCTGCGCTCTGAAACAGTCACATTTGAGAAGTTCTCTGCCGCTGAGTGGTCAGCTCTGACTTTTGTGCTGCTGACATCAGATGAGGAGCTTGATGTGTTTGATCTGAAAAAATACCTTAAATCAGAGAAAGTTCTTCTAGGAATGTTGCCGGTGGTTAAATTCTCCAACACTGCTTT GCTGAGCTGGTGTGAGCTCTCTGAAGAATCCTGCAAAGGTCTGACGTACTCCGTCCTCAGCTCCGCATCCTCTAATCTCACAGTGCTGGACCTGAGTCATAACGACCTGCTGGATTCAGGTGTGGAGAAACTTGCTGATGGCCTGAAGAGTatacactgtaaactggaggtTCTCAA GTTGTCAGGTTGTCAGGTGTCAGAGGAAGGCTGCTCTTTCCTGGCTGAAGCTCTCCAGTCCAAAAAGACCTGCTCCCTGAAACAGCTGGATCTGAGCTACAATCACCCAGGAGTCAATGGGGTGACAACGCTCTCTGCTACAACTCCTTATCGAAATATGAGCCTGGCAATCTG CTTCGACCACAGTGGAGAGCGTCGGTTAAAGCCAGGCCTGAAGAAGt ATGGTACAGATCTGAAGTTTGATGAAAACACAGCAAGCAAGAGACTTGTCCTGTCCGAAGGAAACAGGAAAGTGAAAACCATAaagaaggtggaggagaaggtgcCACGACCTGAAAACGAGGGCAGATTTAAGAGGAGTCAGGTGTCTTGTGAGGAGGGCCAGAAAGGCttctgttactgggaggtggagtggaaaGGGGAGGTTGGCATCGCAGTGGCGTATAAAGGAGTGAGTCGAAAATGGGACAGTAGTGGTGGTCTAGGATGCAATGACAAGTCCTGGAGTCTGCTCTGCCTTAAGGAAGGATGGCTTCCCTTGCATGGGAAGCAAAAAGGCAaaccaaaatatataaaagtgCCCCAATGCGAAAAAATAGCATTGTTTCTGGATTGGGAAGGTGGTACTCTGAAATATTACAGTGTCACATCAGAAGAGCTGAGACTCATACACACTTTCAAGGCTAAATTCACAGAGCCCCTCTTCCCAGGCTTCTGGTTTAAGAATGGCTCTGTCACTTTGTGTGAGATTGACTGA